AATAGTGTTAGTTACCTGCCTTTCGTTACTCTTTTCCCGACAAAAAAATAATTTACAAAATAACTTACGTTCTGCATACTCTCAATATCCAGGGATACATTTGCTTACATTGAATACTACGTATTAAGAGAGATTTATGGAAACTGTCTATGAATGATAAACTATTCAGTATGAACCAGTTTTCCAGCCAGGAGAAAGGCATTTGCCTTGGCAAGAAACAACGTTAAACAACGGGAAAAAATGAAAAAAATATTGTTTCTCATTTCTGTGCTTATGCTGGGCATGTATATCCAACCGGTTTTATTTGGTCGAGATAGGAGAACTCCTGGTAGACCGCATGATGTAGTAGCGTCCAGGAATAATGAGCAGGCCACGGAAGATATTTATAATGAGTTTGAGGTGTTTATCAAAGTGGTAAAAGCCATTCAGGATAAATATGTTGATGAAATAGACCTGAATACCATTCTTACCAATGCGTATCGTGGCATGCTTTCTGAATTGGATCCCTTTAGCCAGTATTTTAGCGCCGAAGAGTTAACGGATCTCAAAATTGAAACAGAAGGAGAATTTGAAGGACTGGGTATAGAGGTGAGTGTTAAAGAAGGGCTGTTAACCGTAATTACGCCACTTCTTGATTCTCCGGCGTTTAAAGCAGGGGTATTGATAGGGGATAAAATTCTCAAAGTTGATGGCAAACTAATAAAAAATATGAGCATTCGTGATGCGGTTAAGATACTTCGGGGAAAACTGGGTACAGAAACGACCCTTACCGTTCTTCATGAAGGTGAGACGAAACCGGTAGAAATAACGATCAAACGGGAGAAAATTCATGTAAATAGTATCCGTGGTGCCAGAATGGTGGAGGAAGAATACAAGATCGGATATTTTGCCGTAACTAATTTCCAGGATAATACCATAAAAGATATGGAGGCAGCAGTTGAAGACTTGCTCAAAAAAGGGATGAAAAGTCTGGTGATGGATTTGAGATTTAATCCTGGGGGGGTATTAAGCGCCGCCGTGGAAATGGTAGATAAATTTCTGGAAAAGGGAATAATTGTTTCTACCAAAGGAAGGGAACACTTGCAGAATTTTGTTTATCATGCCAGAAAAAAGGGAACATATCCGGATTTTCCTTTAGTTGTGCTGGTGAATAATGGGAGCGCGAGCGCTTCTGAAATAGTTGCCGGCGCGATTAAAGATCATAAACGAGGTATCTTGCTGGGCATTAAGACCTATGGCAAAGGGTCCGTGCAGAGCTTGATTTCAGTCGGCGAAGGAAGTGTTGCCTTAAAGCTGACGACTGCACGGTATTACACTCCGTCAGGGATTTGTATTCATGATAAGGGCGTAGAACCTGATATAAATGTACCGCTCAATTATACCCAGATAAAGGTGCTACATGAGCATCTGTCCCAGGCAAATATTGATGAAAAAATTCGTCAGACAAAGGAAGGGAGGGCTACAGGAAGCGAGGAAATGGCAATAAAAGATGCGGGTACAGAAAAAGAAGGCCCTCAATACAAGGACATCCAGCTTGAAAGGGCTATAGATATATTGAAGGGTATAGAGATCTTCGCAAAGCGTACGATAAGCGTGCCTTAAAATGTGAAATGAGAAACAAGGTTTCTTCGGTATACTACCCGGATGTCTCTGGTTCTGGTTGGAATTACCGGTATATTCATTAGGGCAGGAGATAGCTGTCTTTTTTTGTGATATGTTAATTCTCGGTATTGAATCATCTTGTGATGAAACTTCCGCAGCCGTTGTAAAAGAGGGAAAAGAGATAGTATCCAATATTATTTTTTCTCAGGAGTCGTTGCATCGCCAGTTTGGTGGCGTAGTTCCCGAAATTGCCTGCCGGGCACATCTGGAGAACATTATTGACGTAATCGATAGCGCAGTTGTCAGGGCAAAGGTGTCTTTTGAGAAAATTGATGCAATTGCGGTTGTGAATACACCAGGACTGATAGGCGCCTTGCTTATAGGTGTCACTGCGGCGAAAATTTTATCTCTTGTGCAGAACATACCACTAATAGCCATCAATCATCTCCATGCGCATATCTATGCGAATAACCTTGTGCATGAAGATATACAGTATCCTGCCGTCAGTCTGGTCGTTTCCGGCGGTCACACAACACTTTTTTTGTCAGAAACCGAGACAAGGCATAAAGTATTAGGAGAGACGATCGACGATGCAGCAGGTGAAGCTTTTGACAAAGTATCAAAAATATTGGGGTTGGGCTATCCCGGCGGGCCAATCATTGACAGGCTCGCAAAAGAAGGGAATCAATCTGCCATAGCATTTCCAAGGGCATATCTTGAAAAGGATTCACTGGATTTTAGTTTCAGCGGACTCAAAACAGCTGTTTTATATTATCATCGGGGACAAAATGGAAAAACTGTCAGATCGGAACCGCCGTCTGACTCGGAGGTTTCTGATATTTCTGCAAGTTTTCAGGAAGCGGTTATTGATGTTCTGGTTAATAAGACTCTCCTGGCATCAAAGAAACATCATGTTTGTGGGATACTCCTTGGTGGAGGAGTAGTGGCAAATTCCCGATTGCGACAGAGGTTTGAGGATGTATCTAAAGAAGTGGGTATTCCTGTGTATTATCCTCCACCAAAATTGTGTACGGATAATGCGGCTATGGTCGC
The DNA window shown above is from Candidatus Brocadiaceae bacterium and carries:
- the tsaD gene encoding tRNA (adenosine(37)-N6)-threonylcarbamoyltransferase complex transferase subunit TsaD, which gives rise to MELPVYSLGQEIAVFFCDMLILGIESSCDETSAAVVKEGKEIVSNIIFSQESLHRQFGGVVPEIACRAHLENIIDVIDSAVVRAKVSFEKIDAIAVVNTPGLIGALLIGVTAAKILSLVQNIPLIAINHLHAHIYANNLVHEDIQYPAVSLVVSGGHTTLFLSETETRHKVLGETIDDAAGEAFDKVSKILGLGYPGGPIIDRLAKEGNQSAIAFPRAYLEKDSLDFSFSGLKTAVLYYHRGQNGKTVRSEPPSDSEVSDISASFQEAVIDVLVNKTLLASKKHHVCGILLGGGVVANSRLRQRFEDVSKEVGIPVYYPPPKLCTDNAAMVAGLAYKKYLAGDISSLDIEAIP
- a CDS encoding S41 family peptidase — encoded protein: MARNNVKQREKMKKILFLISVLMLGMYIQPVLFGRDRRTPGRPHDVVASRNNEQATEDIYNEFEVFIKVVKAIQDKYVDEIDLNTILTNAYRGMLSELDPFSQYFSAEELTDLKIETEGEFEGLGIEVSVKEGLLTVITPLLDSPAFKAGVLIGDKILKVDGKLIKNMSIRDAVKILRGKLGTETTLTVLHEGETKPVEITIKREKIHVNSIRGARMVEEEYKIGYFAVTNFQDNTIKDMEAAVEDLLKKGMKSLVMDLRFNPGGVLSAAVEMVDKFLEKGIIVSTKGREHLQNFVYHARKKGTYPDFPLVVLVNNGSASASEIVAGAIKDHKRGILLGIKTYGKGSVQSLISVGEGSVALKLTTARYYTPSGICIHDKGVEPDINVPLNYTQIKVLHEHLSQANIDEKIRQTKEGRATGSEEMAIKDAGTEKEGPQYKDIQLERAIDILKGIEIFAKRTISVP